The genomic interval TATTTTAAATCTCAAAAAATGGTCGGATCTTGAATGTTTACTAAAAATTATTGCGGAATTTTAATTTCAATAGTGATTTATTGAATTGCAATTTAATCTCTTAAAATAATACCTATTGTCAAACCATTTAACTTTAATTTATAAAAAATGATTCCAAATCCAAAAATAAAAAAATCCTAATTAAAATAATTATATATTATACCCATAACAATGAAAAAAGTATTACGAAAAACACTGAACGACATCAGTTATTTTATAGGATTGGAACGTTTTGGCTTTCTGTTATCAAAGCGAGTATTTTGGCGGGCCGATACAAAAAGAAAAGTCATTGCCCTTACTTTTGACGATGGACCTAATCCAATCTTCACACCTCAAATCCTTGAAATCCTCGACGATTTTGCCGTTCACGCTACATTTTTTTTGATCGGGTCAAATGTAAACTTACAGCCTAGGTTAACTAAACAAATCTTTAATTCTGGACATCAAATAGGCAATCATACTTTCACCCATCCTACTTTAACTAAACTAGGGAATGGCCAGATCGAATCAGAGATTCTGGAGACAAAAAAA from candidate division KSB1 bacterium carries:
- a CDS encoding polysaccharide deacetylase family protein is translated as MKKVLRKTLNDISYFIGLERFGFLLSKRVFWRADTKRKVIALTFDDGPNPIFTPQILEILDDFAVHATFFLIGSNVNLQPRLTKQIFNSGHQIGNHTFTHPTLTKLGNGQIESEILETKKAIENICSVTTLLMRPPYGLFNRKVLAITANTNHKAVIGDVYPRDTALPGTQKLVSRVLKRTRCGSVIILHDGAPSEKISRLQTVEGLRKLIPTLQERGFRFVSLPELMDIDHT